The following are encoded in a window of bacterium SCSIO 12643 genomic DNA:
- the rpsB gene encoding 30S ribosomal protein S2, which translates to MSKVSYKELMEAGVHFGHLSRKWNPKMAPYIFMKKNGIHIIDLNKTQAKLEEAAAAMRQMAKSGRKIMFVATKKQAKAIVSKHAERAGMPYVTERWPGGMLTNFSTIRKAIRKMDNIDKLLADPNSTNIAKRERLMMSRQREKLNRNLGPIKDLTRLPAAIFIVDINRENIATSEAIKLGIPTFAMVDTNTDPSTIDFPIPANDDASSSIDVIVGALADAVIEGLKERNSAKAAAKDAPAAPKAEKKEEATEEKSAPADEAVAEK; encoded by the coding sequence ATGTCAAAAGTATCATATAAAGAACTTATGGAAGCAGGTGTACACTTCGGACACCTTTCTCGTAAGTGGAATCCCAAAATGGCTCCGTATATCTTCATGAAGAAAAACGGAATCCATATTATTGATTTAAATAAAACTCAAGCTAAACTTGAGGAAGCTGCAGCTGCCATGAGACAAATGGCTAAATCTGGTCGTAAGATCATGTTTGTAGCTACAAAAAAACAAGCTAAAGCTATCGTTTCTAAGCATGCAGAAAGAGCAGGAATGCCGTATGTAACTGAGCGTTGGCCAGGGGGTATGTTAACCAATTTCTCTACTATTCGTAAAGCGATTAGAAAAATGGATAACATCGATAAGCTATTGGCTGATCCAAATTCTACTAACATTGCGAAACGTGAGCGTTTAATGATGAGCCGTCAACGTGAAAAATTAAATCGTAACTTAGGTCCGATTAAAGATTTGACACGTTTACCAGCTGCAATTTTCATCGTGGATATTAACCGTGAGAACATTGCAACATCTGAAGCAATCAAATTAGGTATCCCTACATTCGCTATGGTAGATACCAATACAGATCCTTCTACAATCGATTTTCCAATTCCTGCAAATGATGATGCATCATCTTCAATTGATGTAATCGTAGGTGCATTGGCTGATGCTGTAATCGAAGGATTAAAAGAGCGTAATTCAGCAAAAGCAGCTGCAAAAGATGCTCCTGCTGCGCCAAAAGCTGAGAAGAAAGAAGAAGCTACAGAAGA
- the rpsI gene encoding 30S ribosomal protein S9, translating to MEMINALGRRKSSVARVYLSSGNGAVTINGRTPENFFPLATQRAKLFRPFELTETVEKYDVKVNVKGGGTTGQVEAIRLAISRALVKIDAEYKPLLKAESLMTRDPRMVERKKFGQPKARKKFQFSKR from the coding sequence ATGGAAATGATCAACGCATTAGGAAGAAGAAAAAGTTCTGTTGCTCGTGTTTACTTGTCTTCAGGAAATGGAGCAGTAACTATCAACGGTCGTACACCAGAAAACTTCTTTCCATTAGCTACACAAAGAGCTAAGTTATTCAGACCATTCGAATTAACTGAAACAGTTGAAAAATACGATGTTAAAGTTAATGTAAAAGGTGGTGGTACTACAGGTCAAGTAGAAGCGATCAGATTGGCAATTTCTAGAGCATTAGTGAAAATTGATGCTGAGTATAAGCCATTATTGAAAGCTGAAAGCTTGATGACCAGAGATCCTAGAATGGTTGAACGTAAGAAATTCGGACAACCAAAAGCGCGTAAAAAATTCCAATTCTCAAAACGTTAA
- the rplM gene encoding 50S ribosomal protein L13 translates to MDTLSYKTKSVNKESADKKWLVVDVENLVLGRAASEVAKLLRGKHKPAYTPHSDTGDYVVVLNADKIRLTGTKATTKTYIRHTGYPGGQRTLTADEVMDKKPTKVFESAVKGMLPKNKLGRAIYKNMHVYAGTEHAHEAQKPTKVEL, encoded by the coding sequence TTGGATACTTTAAGTTACAAGACCAAATCGGTCAACAAAGAATCAGCCGATAAAAAATGGTTGGTTGTAGATGTAGAGAACCTAGTATTAGGTCGTGCTGCATCTGAGGTAGCAAAATTGCTAAGAGGTAAGCATAAGCCTGCTTACACGCCTCATTCAGACACTGGTGATTATGTTGTTGTATTAAATGCAGACAAAATCAGATTAACAGGAACAAAGGCTACAACTAAAACTTACATTCGTCACACTGGATACCCAGGTGGTCAAAGAACTTTGACTGCGGATGAGGTGATGGATAAAAAGCCTACAAAAGTTTTTGAAAGTGCTGTAAAAGGAATGCTTCCAAAAAACAAATTAGGAAGAGCGATCTATAAAAATATGCATGTATATGCTGGAACTGAGCATGCACATGAAGCACAAAAACCGACAAAAGTAGAATTATAA
- the trxA gene encoding thioredoxin, with protein sequence MKSTYISVLLAIPFLYVSCSDTPSQRQKERTTKKSVKVASVSQKGVFKNLSAKEFHDQISSGEGIILDVRTPQETQRGAIQNASFISLNDPKFIQKINVMQKDQPIFIYCASGSRSYRASQIMIQNGFKVVYNLNGGIIAWNSSGFPIVRPSSSSSSEAKQLSIDEFNHIINKDQPVLIDFNTAWCAPCKKMSPIIDQLKKEYGQKATISKIDVDQNTDVAKKMGVRGVPVFVLFRNGKEVWRHSGVITKSDLKKVIDKEIQN encoded by the coding sequence ATGAAATCTACATATATATCTGTTTTACTCGCAATTCCTTTTTTATACGTATCATGTTCTGATACTCCTTCTCAACGTCAAAAAGAACGAACTACCAAAAAATCGGTAAAAGTCGCATCGGTCTCACAAAAAGGTGTTTTCAAAAATCTATCCGCTAAAGAATTTCATGACCAAATTTCATCTGGCGAAGGAATTATACTGGATGTCAGAACGCCACAAGAAACTCAAAGAGGAGCGATTCAAAATGCCAGCTTTATCAGTTTAAATGATCCCAAATTCATCCAAAAGATCAACGTGATGCAAAAGGATCAACCTATTTTTATATACTGCGCATCAGGTAGTAGAAGTTATCGTGCCAGTCAAATTATGATTCAAAACGGATTTAAGGTAGTATACAATTTAAATGGTGGAATCATTGCCTGGAATAGTTCCGGTTTTCCTATTGTACGCCCCTCCTCCTCTTCTTCATCAGAAGCCAAACAACTTTCAATAGATGAGTTCAATCACATTATTAATAAAGACCAACCCGTACTGATTGACTTTAATACGGCCTGGTGTGCTCCATGTAAAAAAATGAGTCCCATCATTGATCAACTAAAAAAGGAATATGGTCAAAAAGCGACCATTTCTAAAATAGATGTAGATCAAAATACGGATGTTGCAAAAAAAATGGGCGTTCGTGGTGTTCCTGTTTTTGTATTGTTTAGAAATGGAAAAGAGGTCTGGAGACATTCCGGGGTAATTACCAAATCAGATCTAAAAAAGGTTATCGACAAAGAAATCCAGAATTAA
- the hppD gene encoding 4-hydroxyphenylpyruvate dioxygenase: MAEIKNLKNLQNTEYGLEKLFEEAEDFLPLLGTDYVELYVGNAKQSAHFYKTAFGFQSEAFCGMETGVKDRVSYVLKQDKIRLVLTTPLEPGGAINAHIDKHGDGVKVVALWVEDARSAWEETTKRGAKSFMEPTVEKDAHGEVVRAGIHTYGETVHIFVERKNYNGVFLPGYVKWESHYNPEPVGLKYIDHMVGNVDWGEMKEWCEFYAKVMGFAQIVSFTDDDISTDYTALMSKVMSNGNGRIKFPINEPAEGKKKSQIEEYIDFYKGPGVQHIAVATNDIVATVSAMRDRGVEFLYVPETYYDDLLERVGDIDEDVEVLKKHGILIDRDDEGYLLQLFTKPVVDRPTMFFEIIQRKGAQSFGVGNFKALFEAIEREQANRGTL; encoded by the coding sequence ATGGCAGAGATTAAAAATTTAAAAAACCTCCAGAATACGGAGTACGGGTTAGAAAAGTTATTTGAGGAAGCAGAAGACTTTTTGCCATTACTAGGTACGGACTATGTAGAGTTGTATGTTGGGAATGCAAAACAATCTGCACACTTTTATAAAACCGCATTTGGATTCCAGTCCGAAGCATTTTGTGGAATGGAAACTGGAGTGAAAGATCGTGTTTCTTACGTATTAAAACAAGATAAAATTCGTTTGGTATTAACTACTCCATTGGAGCCAGGAGGTGCAATTAATGCGCACATCGATAAACATGGTGACGGAGTAAAAGTGGTAGCGCTTTGGGTAGAAGATGCACGTTCAGCCTGGGAAGAAACTACAAAACGCGGAGCGAAATCTTTCATGGAACCAACCGTTGAAAAAGACGCGCATGGTGAAGTCGTAAGAGCAGGTATCCATACATATGGAGAAACAGTTCACATTTTTGTAGAGCGTAAGAATTACAATGGAGTATTCTTACCAGGTTATGTGAAATGGGAGTCTCATTACAATCCAGAGCCAGTAGGGTTAAAATATATTGACCACATGGTAGGAAATGTAGATTGGGGTGAAATGAAAGAATGGTGTGAGTTCTACGCGAAAGTGATGGGGTTTGCGCAAATCGTTTCGTTTACGGATGACGACATTTCTACTGATTATACTGCTTTGATGAGTAAGGTGATGAGTAACGGTAACGGACGTATCAAATTCCCTATTAACGAGCCGGCAGAAGGAAAGAAGAAATCTCAAATTGAGGAATATATTGATTTCTACAAAGGACCGGGTGTTCAGCATATCGCTGTAGCGACTAATGATATTGTAGCAACAGTATCTGCAATGCGTGACCGTGGTGTGGAGTTCCTATATGTTCCAGAAACTTATTATGATGATTTGTTAGAGCGTGTTGGCGATATTGATGAGGATGTAGAAGTATTGAAAAAACATGGAATCTTGATTGATCGTGATGATGAAGGATACTTGTTACAATTGTTTACTAAACCAGTTGTAGATCGTCCAACAATGTTCTTTGAGATTATCCAACGTAAAGGAGCACAATCTTTCGGAGTAGGTAACTTCAAAGCATTATTTGAAGCGATTGAAAGAGAACAAGCAAACAGAGGTACCTTGTAA
- a CDS encoding homogentisate 1,2-dioxygenase — translation MPFYQKLGKVPAKRHTVNRKENGELISEQVFGTAGFAGMTSNLYHMHPPTIVSRYGKEYSVAPEIAVERNLKMTRMKGFQIKPEADYLESRKTVLTNATVNITLAAPQKSMTEYFFKNADSDEVIFIHKGTGTLKTLMGNISFEYGDYLVVPRGMVYQIQFDTEENRLFIVESTDPVFTPKRYRNNFGQLLEHSPFCERDIHGPSELETHDELGEFMVKIRKQDVIHEVVYASHPFDVVGWDGYNFPYKFSIHDFEPITGRIHLPPPIHQTFEAASFVICSFVPRLYDYHPEAIPAPYNHSNIDSDELLYYVDGDFMSRNDIEAGHISLHPAGLVHGPHPGAAERSIGKTETEELAVMVDTFAPLMITKVGVEISDPDYYKSWNNH, via the coding sequence ATGCCATTTTATCAGAAATTAGGAAAAGTACCGGCTAAGAGGCACACTGTCAATAGAAAAGAGAATGGAGAGTTGATCAGTGAGCAGGTATTTGGTACTGCAGGGTTTGCAGGAATGACATCAAACTTATACCATATGCATCCACCAACAATTGTGTCGAGATATGGGAAAGAGTATTCTGTGGCTCCTGAAATAGCTGTGGAACGTAATTTGAAAATGACCCGTATGAAAGGGTTTCAAATTAAACCTGAAGCAGATTATTTGGAGAGTAGAAAAACAGTGCTGACTAACGCAACTGTTAATATCACATTAGCAGCACCGCAAAAGTCAATGACAGAATATTTCTTTAAAAATGCAGATTCTGATGAAGTGATATTTATTCATAAAGGTACCGGTACTTTAAAGACCTTAATGGGAAATATTTCTTTTGAATATGGTGATTACTTGGTAGTGCCAAGAGGAATGGTATACCAAATTCAATTTGATACAGAAGAAAACAGATTGTTTATTGTAGAAAGTACCGATCCTGTTTTTACACCAAAAAGATACCGTAATAACTTCGGACAACTTTTGGAACATTCTCCATTCTGTGAAAGAGATATTCATGGCCCTTCAGAATTAGAAACACATGATGAACTTGGCGAGTTTATGGTGAAAATCCGTAAGCAAGATGTAATTCATGAAGTGGTATATGCAAGCCATCCATTTGATGTTGTAGGATGGGATGGGTATAATTTCCCTTACAAGTTTTCTATCCATGATTTTGAACCAATCACAGGTAGAATTCACTTGCCACCTCCAATTCACCAAACATTTGAAGCAGCTTCATTTGTGATTTGTTCTTTTGTGCCACGTTTATACGATTATCATCCGGAAGCAATTCCTGCTCCATATAACCATAGCAATATTGATTCTGATGAATTGTTGTATTATGTGGATGGAGATTTCATGAGTCGTAACGATATTGAAGCAGGTCATATATCTTTGCACCCAGCTGGATTAGTTCACGGTCCACATCCAGGTGCTGCTGAAAGAAGTATTGGTAAAACAGAAACAGAAGAATTAGCAGTAATGGTAGATACATTTGCACCTTTAATGATTACAAAAGTAGGTGTGGAAATATCAGATCCGGACTATTATAAATCATGGAATAATCACTAA
- a CDS encoding S-adenosylmethionine:tRNA ribosyltransferase-isomerase produces MKNQVQNLSIGDFTYELPADRIAKKPAENRSGSKLLIYENQHISESTFDQLPQVLDPNSHLVFNNTKVVQARIIFQNRNGRDIEIFCLEPAGENIDLSIAMSTQKSTQWICLVGGAKKWKEPFLAISDQNGFELKAELTERLDGEFLITFNWTPEQLTFSEVLENVGKIPLPPYIKRDVTDSDKDRYQTVFAKEEGSVAAPTAGLHFTKNILHQLQSQQISSSQITLHVGAGTFKPVSSDTMKDHPMHAEWIEVDLSTIQELATTDKRITPVGTTSMRTLESLYWFGVKILTHPETNLSELGQWDAYELPQDYSKTEALNALAGYLEANKVTHFMAKSRLIIAPGYTPRICGALITNFHQPGSTLLLLVSALVGENWKDIYQYALQNDFRFLSYGDSNYLKF; encoded by the coding sequence ATGAAAAATCAGGTTCAAAATCTTTCCATTGGTGATTTCACTTATGAATTACCAGCTGATAGAATTGCAAAGAAACCAGCAGAGAATAGATCTGGATCAAAATTATTGATTTACGAGAATCAACATATTTCGGAGTCTACATTTGATCAGCTTCCACAAGTTTTAGATCCAAATTCTCATTTAGTATTTAACAATACAAAAGTTGTTCAGGCGCGGATCATTTTCCAGAACCGAAATGGTCGTGATATTGAAATTTTCTGTCTGGAACCCGCTGGAGAAAATATCGACTTGAGTATTGCCATGTCCACTCAAAAAAGCACACAATGGATTTGCTTAGTGGGAGGAGCTAAAAAATGGAAGGAGCCTTTTTTAGCTATTTCCGATCAAAATGGTTTTGAACTCAAAGCAGAGCTTACTGAAAGATTGGATGGTGAATTTCTCATTACATTTAACTGGACACCTGAACAATTGACTTTTTCTGAGGTTTTGGAAAATGTAGGTAAGATTCCCTTACCGCCATATATCAAAAGGGATGTCACGGATTCTGATAAAGACCGATATCAAACGGTCTTTGCCAAAGAAGAAGGTTCAGTTGCAGCTCCAACTGCGGGGCTACATTTCACAAAGAATATTCTCCACCAACTCCAAAGTCAACAAATTTCATCCTCACAAATTACATTACATGTGGGAGCCGGAACCTTCAAACCGGTATCTTCAGATACCATGAAAGATCATCCCATGCACGCAGAATGGATAGAAGTAGATCTTTCTACTATTCAGGAATTGGCTACTACCGACAAAAGGATCACACCGGTTGGAACGACATCTATGCGTACCTTAGAAAGTTTATATTGGTTTGGTGTAAAAATATTGACTCATCCAGAAACTAATCTCTCCGAACTAGGACAATGGGACGCTTATGAACTTCCTCAAGATTATTCTAAAACAGAAGCTCTAAATGCACTTGCTGGTTATCTTGAAGCAAATAAAGTCACGCATTTTATGGCAAAGTCCAGATTAATCATTGCTCCAGGATATACGCCAAGAATTTGTGGTGCTTTGATCACCAACTTCCACCAACCGGGTAGTACTCTTTTACTATTGGTTTCAGCATTGGTTGGTGAAAATTGGAAAGACATCTACCAATACGCACTTCAAAATGATTTCCGTTTCTTAAGTTACGGGGATTCGAATTATTTAAAGTTTTAA
- the purN gene encoding phosphoribosylglycinamide formyltransferase: MKNIAIFASGSGTNAQKIMEHFENESDVQISLILVNNPNAGVIQRAKKFNVPVVKFNRQQFSYSDEIVNVLLSHQIDLVVLAGFLWLVPQNMVAAFPDQIINIHPALLPKYGGKGMYGHHVHEAVIAAKEKESGITIHYVNEKYDDGNIIAQYKCEVSPTDTPDSLAHNIHKLEHQYFPKVIENILNS, from the coding sequence ATGAAAAACATTGCCATATTTGCTTCCGGTTCGGGCACCAATGCTCAAAAAATCATGGAACATTTTGAAAATGAGTCAGATGTTCAGATAAGCTTGATTTTGGTAAACAATCCCAACGCTGGAGTGATTCAAAGAGCTAAAAAGTTCAATGTACCGGTAGTTAAATTCAACCGACAACAATTCAGTTATAGTGATGAAATTGTCAACGTTTTATTATCTCATCAAATTGATTTAGTTGTACTCGCTGGTTTTTTATGGTTGGTTCCTCAAAACATGGTAGCCGCTTTTCCAGACCAGATCATTAATATCCATCCTGCATTACTTCCAAAATACGGAGGAAAAGGGATGTATGGTCATCATGTTCATGAAGCTGTTATTGCAGCTAAAGAAAAAGAAAGTGGAATTACAATTCACTATGTGAACGAAAAATATGATGATGGAAATATTATCGCACAATATAAATGTGAAGTCTCTCCTACTGACACACCAGATTCGTTAGCCCATAACATTCACAAGTTGGAACACCAGTATTTTCCTAAAGTCATTGAAAACATATTAAATAGTTAA
- a CDS encoding MarC family protein, translated as MNLDLNQILPATMILFAVVDIIGSIPMIIDLRQKVGHIQSEKASIVSAVIMIAFVFIGESILKIIGIDVYSFAVAGAFVLLALALEMVLGITIFKDDVPASAAVFPLAFPLIAGAGSLTTILALKSEFDTSNIIVAIILNIVVVYGVLKSSAKIEQIIGVNGIKIIRKVFGVILLAISVKLFANNIPLLLNQ; from the coding sequence ATGAATCTTGATTTAAACCAAATTTTACCAGCTACGATGATTTTATTTGCGGTAGTTGATATCATTGGCTCTATTCCAATGATCATTGACTTAAGGCAAAAAGTCGGACATATTCAATCAGAAAAAGCAAGTATTGTTTCGGCCGTTATTATGATCGCTTTTGTCTTCATTGGCGAAAGTATCTTAAAGATCATTGGCATTGATGTTTACTCTTTTGCGGTAGCGGGTGCATTTGTACTTTTAGCTTTAGCACTTGAAATGGTTCTTGGGATTACGATCTTTAAAGATGATGTTCCTGCATCAGCTGCGGTATTTCCATTGGCATTCCCGTTAATTGCAGGAGCTGGTTCTTTAACCACCATTTTAGCACTTAAATCCGAATTTGACACCAGTAATATTATTGTAGCAATTATCCTTAATATTGTTGTGGTTTATGGTGTTCTTAAATCTTCAGCGAAAATTGAACAAATCATTGGTGTCAATGGAATTAAAATCATCCGTAAAGTATTTGGGGTTATTCTTTTGGCTATTTCGGTTAAGCTTTTTGCCAACAACATCCCATTATTACTTAATCAATAA
- a CDS encoding GH3 auxin-responsive promoter family protein produces the protein MSIKSFAGKLYAQIMVNKLRKVSAKPIDHQQKIFHQLIQEASNTTFGKDHQFEDINNYEDFKKLVPVRDYEALKEYIQKSVDGQADILWPGRPAYFCKTSGTTSGAKYIPISKDSIAHHVDAAKMALLCYVKESGKADFLDGKMIFLQGSPELSDLNGTPLGRLSGITAHWVPSYLQKNRLPSWETNMIDDWETKVDAIVEETIPEDLRLISGIPSWVQMYFEKLVETSGKSTVAEVFPNFSLFVHGGVNYKPYQAIFEKLIGKKIPSIETYPASEGFIAFQDTQNEQGLLLNVDAGIFFEFIPVDEFFDEQPTRVSLQDVKLDVNYAIILNTNAGLWGYNIGDTVKFVSLRPYRIVVTGRIKHFTSAFGEHVIAEEVEQSMNEVIPQFDIRVREFHLAPQIAPTDGLPYHEWFIEFDQEPANIDALRLKLDQTLQNKNPYYKDLITGKVLTPLKITKIEKDGFLNMMKSRGKLGGQNKIPRLSNDRVVADLLSEYKLS, from the coding sequence ATGAGTATAAAATCATTTGCCGGAAAGCTTTATGCTCAAATTATGGTCAACAAATTGCGGAAAGTATCCGCAAAACCAATTGACCATCAACAAAAAATATTTCATCAGTTAATTCAGGAAGCTTCTAATACTACTTTTGGAAAGGATCATCAGTTTGAGGACATCAACAATTATGAGGATTTTAAAAAACTGGTTCCGGTTAGAGATTACGAAGCTTTAAAAGAATACATTCAAAAATCGGTAGACGGCCAAGCTGATATTTTGTGGCCAGGACGTCCTGCGTATTTTTGTAAAACTTCTGGAACCACTTCAGGTGCCAAGTACATCCCCATTTCGAAAGACTCTATTGCCCATCATGTAGATGCAGCCAAAATGGCGCTACTGTGTTATGTAAAAGAATCCGGTAAAGCAGATTTCTTAGATGGCAAAATGATTTTCTTACAAGGGAGTCCGGAGCTCAGTGATTTGAACGGAACTCCATTAGGTAGATTATCTGGGATTACTGCGCACTGGGTACCGTCATATCTTCAAAAAAACAGACTTCCCAGTTGGGAAACTAATATGATCGATGATTGGGAAACGAAGGTAGATGCTATTGTTGAAGAGACTATTCCGGAAGATCTTCGATTGATCAGTGGTATTCCTTCCTGGGTTCAAATGTATTTTGAAAAACTCGTTGAAACATCTGGAAAGTCGACAGTAGCAGAAGTGTTTCCAAATTTCTCTTTGTTTGTACATGGTGGGGTGAATTACAAACCTTATCAAGCCATTTTTGAGAAACTGATAGGCAAAAAGATTCCATCTATAGAAACCTATCCCGCTTCCGAGGGATTCATCGCTTTTCAGGACACCCAAAATGAGCAAGGTTTACTATTAAATGTAGATGCAGGGATTTTCTTTGAGTTTATTCCTGTGGATGAATTCTTTGATGAACAGCCAACCAGAGTCAGTCTTCAAGATGTTAAATTGGATGTCAACTACGCCATCATATTAAACACTAACGCAGGTTTATGGGGATACAATATCGGTGATACGGTGAAATTTGTTTCACTTAGACCATATAGAATTGTAGTAACCGGTCGGATCAAACATTTCACTTCAGCCTTTGGTGAGCATGTCATTGCAGAGGAGGTAGAACAATCTATGAACGAGGTTATTCCTCAATTTGATATTCGGGTACGTGAATTTCATTTAGCACCTCAAATTGCACCTACCGATGGACTACCTTATCATGAATGGTTTATTGAATTTGATCAGGAACCTGCCAATATTGATGCACTACGTTTGAAATTAGATCAAACTCTACAAAACAAAAACCCGTATTATAAAGATCTGATTACCGGTAAAGTTTTAACGCCTCTTAAAATCACGAAGATTGAAAAAGACGGATTCTTAAATATGATGAAATCCAGAGGTAAGTTAGGCGGGCAAAATAAAATTCCTAGATTATCGAATGATCGGGTTGTCGCTGATTTATTATCAGAATATAAACTTTCCTAA